The following are encoded together in the Pseudomonas sediminis genome:
- a CDS encoding TniB family NTP-binding protein, whose translation MSSEHVRSDIQKYLSADVDTRIAAIHNELWVDNNSSEAVFRMMNNIAEVPDRINAPALLVIGPGGSGKTAIISQIPKRIKNSEGLVVISMAESPEISVKKSLKAELALALGLPLASGVRPKSGSDIIPNEIREVIRLRRVWGLVIDEFHDALLRPKQEQRVNMSILKKLLGVEYGLKLFCFGTVSARNALQSNDEFKRRFHEVTLTDWCEDEGFRSFLLEVEESLPLRMPSQLYSEEMVRSILSITYGRMDKTLELIRSAACYAVKLGVEKIDLNMLQRANKNLWGY comes from the coding sequence ATGAGTAGCGAACACGTTCGATCTGACATACAGAAGTATTTATCCGCCGATGTGGATACTCGAATAGCCGCAATTCATAATGAGCTTTGGGTTGATAATAATTCCAGCGAAGCTGTTTTTAGAATGATGAATAATATTGCGGAAGTCCCAGATCGCATTAATGCCCCCGCGCTGCTCGTGATCGGTCCTGGTGGTTCGGGGAAAACGGCCATAATATCACAAATCCCGAAGCGAATTAAGAATAGTGAAGGATTGGTTGTTATATCCATGGCCGAGTCGCCTGAGATAAGCGTCAAGAAAAGCCTTAAAGCCGAACTCGCCTTGGCTCTCGGTTTGCCTCTAGCCTCTGGGGTGAGACCTAAAAGCGGCTCAGATATTATCCCAAATGAAATTAGAGAGGTTATCAGGCTTAGAAGAGTTTGGGGCTTGGTTATCGATGAATTTCATGATGCACTTTTGCGTCCTAAGCAAGAGCAGCGAGTTAATATGTCAATCCTCAAGAAATTACTTGGAGTTGAGTATGGATTGAAGTTATTTTGCTTTGGCACCGTTAGCGCGCGGAATGCCCTGCAGTCCAATGATGAATTTAAAAGGCGATTTCATGAGGTTACGCTTACGGATTGGTGTGAAGATGAGGGTTTTAGATCGTTCTTGCTAGAAGTCGAGGAATCATTGCCATTGCGAATGCCATCGCAGCTCTATTCTGAGGAGATGGTAAGGTCGATTTTATCTATTACCTATGGCCGAATGGACAAGACTCTCGAGTTGATTAGAAGTGCTGCATGTTATGCAGTAAAGCTAGGCGTTGAGAAAATTGATCTGAATATGCTGCAGCGTGCAAACAAAAATCTCTGGGGCTACTAG